The sequence below is a genomic window from Vibrio navarrensis.
CGACTATAGTTACTTGAGATGGGCCTCTTGTCAGCGCTTGGTGAAGAGTGGTCGATATTTTTCGTTTGCATAAAAAAACGAACTTACTCGACATTTTGTACAAATGGATATGCTACCATCCTGCGAAAAATGAAAACGAACAATAAGAGCAACGCTATGACTCAACATCTGGTAATTACTGCCATGGGTACCGACAGACCGGGGATTTGCAACCAAGTCGTGCATTTGGTCACTCAGGCAGGGTGCAATATCATTGACAGCCGTATTGCCATGTTTGGCAATGAGTTCACCTTGATCATGCTGCTCTCTGGCAGCAGTAACGGCATTGCCAGAGTCGAAACCACCCTGCCGTTACTCGGTCAGGAGCAAGATCTCATTACCATCATGAAACGCACCTCGCCGCACAACCCCTTGAGTAATTGCTACACGCTGGAGGTGTTTATCGAGTCAGATGATCGCGTCGGCCTCACCGAACAGTTCACCCAGTTTTTTGCTGACAAACAAATTGGGTTGTCGATGCTCAGTGCTCAAACCATTGACAAATCTCTGGTGCAGTTGGAGAAAGATCAGTTCCACATTGCGATTACTGCGTCGGTCAACAGCGAATGCAACTTAATGCAACTACAAGAAGACTTTAATGATCTTTGTACCAAGCTCAGCGTACAAGGTTCACTCAACTTCATTAAAAACACACTATAAAAAGGAAGCCCGATCATGAATACGCTGACAGCAGGCATGCCAGCTCCCGCCTTCTCTTTGCTCGACCAAAATGGAAATACTGTCTCTTTGGCCGATTTCAAAGGCAAGAAAGTCCTGTTTTACTTTTATCCCAAAGCCATGACACCCGGCTGCACCGTACAGGCGCAGGGGCTAAGAGATGTAAAGGCTGAACTTGACGCGCACAATGTGGTGGTTTTGGGTGTCAGCACCGATCCGGTGAAACGTCTCGGAAAATTTATTGAGCGCGACAACCTCAACTTCACGCTCCTGTCGGATGAGGACCACCAAGTCGCTGAACAGTTTGGCGTATGGGGATTGAAGAAATTCATGGGAAAAACTTACGACGGTTTGCACCGCATCAGTTTCTTAATCAACGAGCAAGGGGTTATCGAGCAGGTGTTTGACAAGTTCAAAACCAAGGATCACCACCAAGTGGTTCTCAACTACCTTAACGCACAAGGCTAGCATCAAGGTATTGCAAACTAGAAAGAGTAAGCCCGGACATTCACCGGGCTTAATTTTATTCCGCGACTTCTTGCCCTTCTTGGCTTGGCAACGCTTTCCACACCGCTTTGACTAATGTCGCCAGCGGAATAGCAAAAAAGACGCCCCAAAATCCCCAAAGCCCGCCAAACACCAACACGGCAACAATAATCGCCACCGGATGCAGGTTCACCGCTTCAGAAAATAGTACAGGCACCAATACGTTACCATCCAGCGCTTGAATAATGCCGTAGGCAATCAGCAAAGTGTAAAACTCACTAGAGATCCCCCACTGAAAGAGTGCCACAATCGCAACAGGCACGGTGACAGCCGCGGCGCCGATATACGGGATGAGTACCGAAAGGCCGACCGCGACAGCAAGCAGCGCCGAGTATCTCAGGTTAAGCACCGCAAAAGTGACGTAACTGACGCCACCGACAATCAAAATCTCCAGCACTTTGCCACGAATGTAGTTGGAGATCTGCTCGTTCATCTCATGCCACACTTTGTTGGCCAAACGGCGGTTCTTCGGCAACAACCCGCTGGCCATGCTCATCATTTCATCTTTATCTTTGAGCAGGAAAAATACCAATAACGGCACCAAGATCAGATACACCGCAAGCGTCGCTATGCTGATCAAAGAGGCCAGCGAGCCTTTGACCACGCTTTCCCCCATACCTAACACTTTGTTCTTCGCGTTGGTGGCAATCGACTCAACAATCTGTAAATTGGCCAACTCCGGGTAACGCTCTGGCAAGGTAGCGATGAACTTTTGCAAACCGGTGTACATACTAGGAATGTCATTGATCAAGTTGCCGACCTGCGTCCAGATAGTCGGAATCAGGCCAAACAACGCCACCAGCATGATGCCGATGAACAGCAGGATCACCGTCACGACCGCGATGGTACGAGGCACACCGAGACGACGCATTTGTGCTACTGGCCATTCAAGCAAATACGCAAGCACGATGGCGACCAACAGCGGAGCAATGAGATGACCAAAAAAGTAGATGGTGATGAAACCGAACAGCAAAATGGCGACTAAGCTGGCAGCATGAGGATCTGAAAAACGTCGCTTATACCAGCGGCTTATCATTTCAAACATTTGACGACACATCCTTTTTGAAAATACGTAGGAGATAAAAGTCGGACTTTACCTGAGTTTCAACCTCAAAGCGCTGGGCTTGCAAATATCTGACAATATCTTGCAGGGAACTTTGATCTGAAATCAGAATAACTGATTGACTTCCTTTAACTAACTCTGCACTGTGGCGCTTAGCCAACAACAAGGCCATTGGGCAACGATGCGCTCGGAGATCCAATTGTGTGGGTTCCATTATTTTGTCCGTTGCTTATCATAGGCGTGTTATTGTAAAGCGTTTTTTTGCCGGTGCCAGCTTTTCTCCAAGTTTACTCCGGTGTTTTGGCACTTCGTTTGTGCTTTCTTTACTGATTATTTACGAAACCAATTTTATGCCCGCGGGTCTTAATGTTGCAGCCATATGGAGACTCAATGATTACTATGTTAAAACGCGCTCGCAGCTTGCTAAGCCTCTCTATCACCATGAGTCTGGTGACCCCGGCACCACTTTTTGCCAATACATTGAACTTACCAGACATCGGCACTGCCGCCGGTGCCACTTTGTCGATTGACCAAGAACTCATTTATGGTGATGCTTATATGCGCATGCTGCGCAGCAGTCAGCCGATCATTAACGATCCGCTCCTCAATCAATACATCGACACGCTCGGCCATCGCTTGGTAGCCAATGCCAATGACGTCAAAACCCCATTCCGCTTTTTTATGATTCGTGATCGCAATATCAACGCATTCGCTTTCTTCGGCGGCTATGTGGCACTGCATTCCGGGTTGTTTTTGCATGCTCGTACCGAAAGCGAACTGGCCTCTGTGATTGCCCATGAAATTGCCCATGTCACTCAGAGGCATCTTGCGCGCAGTATGGAAGAACAAGCTCGACGTTCCCCCGCGACGTTGGCGGCCTTGGCTGGGGCTTTATTATTGGCGATCGCCGCGCCAGAAGCTGGAATTGCAGCCATCACCGCCACCACAGCGGGATCAATGCAAAGCCAAATCAACTACACCCGCAGCAATGAGAAAGAGGCGGACCGTTTTGGTATCAACACCCTAGCCAAAGCGGGCTATGATGCCCAAGCGATGCCGCGATTTTTCTCTCGTCTGGCCGATGAGTATCGCTACGCCAGCACACCTCCGCCTATGCTTCTGACGCACCCACTACCAGAAGATCGCATCACCGACAGCCGAGCCAGAGCACAAAGCTATCCTCCGCTGCGCGAGATGCCGTCGTTGGATTACCATTTGGCTCGGGCACGCATCGTCGCGCGCTACGCAGGTATTGATTCCGACGCGGCAATGGACTGGTTTGCTCGTACACAAAAAAAAGC
It includes:
- a CDS encoding beta-barrel assembly-enhancing protease; this encodes MLKRARSLLSLSITMSLVTPAPLFANTLNLPDIGTAAGATLSIDQELIYGDAYMRMLRSSQPIINDPLLNQYIDTLGHRLVANANDVKTPFRFFMIRDRNINAFAFFGGYVALHSGLFLHARTESELASVIAHEIAHVTQRHLARSMEEQARRSPATLAALAGALLLAIAAPEAGIAAITATTAGSMQSQINYTRSNEKEADRFGINTLAKAGYDAQAMPRFFSRLADEYRYASTPPPMLLTHPLPEDRITDSRARAQSYPPLREMPSLDYHLARARIVARYAGIDSDAAMDWFARTQKKADPALKAAFEYGRALIHLDKKELTEAQEILLKLSAADPNNVFYLDALADLYIEQKQAPKAATMLKSALERIPNNPVLTINYANALLEAEKTAEAVRLLQRYTHDNPEDTNGWHLLSRANISQGNSGEDLAARAEILALQANWNKAIQYYTQASQLATLGSLEQARYDARIDQLMVQRDRFLALQ
- the bcp gene encoding thioredoxin-dependent thiol peroxidase, with amino-acid sequence MNTLTAGMPAPAFSLLDQNGNTVSLADFKGKKVLFYFYPKAMTPGCTVQAQGLRDVKAELDAHNVVVLGVSTDPVKRLGKFIERDNLNFTLLSDEDHQVAEQFGVWGLKKFMGKTYDGLHRISFLINEQGVIEQVFDKFKTKDHHQVVLNYLNAQG
- a CDS encoding AI-2E family transporter codes for the protein MFEMISRWYKRRFSDPHAASLVAILLFGFITIYFFGHLIAPLLVAIVLAYLLEWPVAQMRRLGVPRTIAVVTVILLFIGIMLVALFGLIPTIWTQVGNLINDIPSMYTGLQKFIATLPERYPELANLQIVESIATNAKNKVLGMGESVVKGSLASLISIATLAVYLILVPLLVFFLLKDKDEMMSMASGLLPKNRRLANKVWHEMNEQISNYIRGKVLEILIVGGVSYVTFAVLNLRYSALLAVAVGLSVLIPYIGAAAVTVPVAIVALFQWGISSEFYTLLIAYGIIQALDGNVLVPVLFSEAVNLHPVAIIVAVLVFGGLWGFWGVFFAIPLATLVKAVWKALPSQEGQEVAE
- a CDS encoding glycine cleavage system protein R — encoded protein: MTQHLVITAMGTDRPGICNQVVHLVTQAGCNIIDSRIAMFGNEFTLIMLLSGSSNGIARVETTLPLLGQEQDLITIMKRTSPHNPLSNCYTLEVFIESDDRVGLTEQFTQFFADKQIGLSMLSAQTIDKSLVQLEKDQFHIAITASVNSECNLMQLQEDFNDLCTKLSVQGSLNFIKNTL
- a CDS encoding sulfurtransferase TusA family protein; its protein translation is MEPTQLDLRAHRCPMALLLAKRHSAELVKGSQSVILISDQSSLQDIVRYLQAQRFEVETQVKSDFYLLRIFKKDVSSNV